Part of the Halomarina litorea genome is shown below.
TACATCCCCCCGCGGGGCGAACGCCCCCCGTGCGCTTCGAACTGCTCGGCTGGCCCGACGACGGGGTGACGCTCCGACTGGACCACGAGCGGTTCGCCTACGCGGGGAAGTTCGTCATGTCCTCAACGGGGAAGGCCGTCGCCGTCGAAGGCGACACCGTTTCCGCGTTCCCGGACGCCCGGGAGGGGTACGCCGAAGGGGTCCTCGCGGCCGTCGCGTTCAACGAGGACCGGACCGACCCCGACACCCTCTGGCTCCGGTACGTCACCGTCCGGGCCGACCGGCGCGGCGAGGGTATCGGCTCACGATTCGTCGCGTTCGTCACCCGCCGCGCCCACGAGGCGGGCTACGAACGGGTCCGCATCGCCGTCAACAACCCCTACTCCTACGAGGCACTCTCGAAGGCGGGCTTCGGCTTTTCGGGCCGCGAGACGGGTATCGCAGAACTCGTCATGGAGCACCCGAGCGACGGGGCGAGGTACCGGGAGGGCCTCGCCCGCTTCGCCGACCGGGACCTCTCCCCCGAGGAGAAACGGTTCGTCGCCGAACGCACCGAACGCGGTCCCCCGCCGCGCCCCGGGGACGACTCGCCCCCCGACGGGGACCGCCGGGGGAGTTAACCCCCCGCCGCGTCACCTCGCCACATGCGCGCGGCAGTCCTGCGGGAGTACGGCGAACCGCTCTCGGTCGAGTCGGTCCCCGCCCCCGCCCCCGACCCGGACGGCGTCGTCGTCGAGGTGGAGGCGTGTGGCATCTGCCGGAGCGACTGGCACGCCTGGCAGGGCCACGGCGAGTGGGCCGACGACCGGGTGCCACTGGGACAGATCCTCGGACACGAACCCGCCGGCCGGGTCGTCGAGGTGGGCGAACGCGTCGAGACACTCGCGCCCGACGACCGGGTGGTCGTCCCGTTCAACCTCGGCGACGGCACCTGCCACCAGTGTCAGAACGGCCACGGCAACGTCTGTTCGGACGGGAACGCACTCGGCTTCGAGGCGAGCGTCCCCGGCGCGTTCGCCGAACGGGTCCACGTCCCGAACGCCGAGTTCAACGCCACGCGCCTGCCGGACGGCGTCTCGACCACCGAGGCCGCCGCCCTCGGCTGTCGGTACGTCACGGCGTTCCACGCCCTCTCCCACCGGGCGCGCGTGGCGGGCGGCGACTGGGTCGCCGTCCACAGTTGCGGCGGCCTCGGCCTCTCCGCCGTCCAGATTGCGAGCGCCCTCGGCGCGAGCGTCGTCGCCGTCGACATCCGCGAGGGTCCTCTGGGGATGGCCGCGGACCTCGGGGCGAAGGCGACCGTTCTCGCCGAGGAGGGCACCGACGTGCCCGGCGAGGTGCGCTCGATTACCGACGGCGGCGCGCACGTCTCGATGGACGCCCTCGGGCGCGCGGAGACGTGTCGCAACAGCGTCGAGTGTCTCCGGACGCGCGGGACCCACCTGCAGGTCGGCCTGACGACGGACGCCGAACGCGGCGAAGTGTCGCTCCCCACCGACTCGATGACCCGGTGGGACGTCTCCTTCCTCGGGTCGCGCGGGATGCCGCCCTCGCGCTACGACGAACTCCTGCGCATGATGGCTGCCGGCACCCTCGACCCCGCCGCACTCGTCACCCGGGAGGTGGGACTCGAGGACGTCTCCGACCGCCTCGCCGCGATGTCCGATTACGACACGCGGGGGGTCGAGGTCGTCACCGAGTTCTGAGCGGTCGCCCCGGACCGGCGGGCTTTCGGCCCTCCCGTACGGACCCCGCCTATGAACCACGCGTGGGGCACGCTCGTCGTCGCGGGACTGTTCGAGGTGGGGTGGGCGCTCGGCCTCGGCTACTCCGAGGGCTTCTCGAAGTTCTGGCCGAGCGTCGGCACCGTCGCGGCCCTCGCCGTGAGCATGGCCCTGCTGGCGAAGGCGACGCGGACGCTCCCCGTCGGCACCGCCTACGCCGTCTGGACGGGTATCGGGGCGGTGGGGACCGCCGTCGGTGGTATCGTCCTGTTCGGCGAACCCCGCTCCGTCCTCCGGGTCGGTTGCATCCTCCTCGTCGTCGCGGGCATCGCGGGGCTGAAACTGACCGCCTGAGTCGCGGGGGCAGCGAGGGTCGGGAGGTTCAAGCGACGGCGCCGACTACCACCGTCAATGGGAAACGCAGACCTCCGGCAGTTGGCGGTCCTCCGCGAGGTGTCCTTCGACGACCTCTCCGGGACCGTCGCCGTCGACGCGCACAACTGGCTCTACCGCTACCTCACGACCACCGTCCGGTTCACGTCGAGTCACAAGTACACCCACGACGGCGAGGAGGTGGCGAACCTCATCGGCGTCGTCCAGGGGCTCCCCAAGTTCTTCGAGCACGACCTCTCGCCGGTGTTCGTCTTCGACGGCGGCGTCACCGAACTGAAGGACGCGGAGGTGAGCGACCGGCAGGCCCAGCGCGAACGCTACGAGGAACAACTGGAGGAGGCCCGCGAGGGGGGTGACGCCGCCGAGATAGCGACGCTCGAGTCCCGGACCCAGCGGCTCACGCCCACGATTCTGGAGACCACGCGTGAACTCCTCTCGTTGCTCGACGTGCCCGTCATCGAGGCACCGGCCGAGGGGGAGGCGCAGGCGTCGTACATGGCCCGGAAGGGGGCGGTCGACTACGTCGGCAGCGAGGACTACGACACGCTCCTCCTCGGTGCGCCGCTCACTCTCCGGCAACTGACGAGCAAGGGCGACCCGGAACTGATGGACTTCGAGGCCACCCTCGACGAACACGACCTGACGTGGGAGCAACTGGTGGACGTGGGCATCCTCTGTGGGACGGACTTCAACGAGGGGGTGTCGGGCATCGGCCCCAAGACGGCCGTGAAACTGGTCCGCGAACACGGCGACCTGTGGGGCGTCCTCGAGGCGCGCGACGTCTACGTGGAGAACGCCGACCGCATCCGCGAGCTGTTTCTCCACCCGGCGACGACCGACGACTACGACTTCGACCCGGACCTCGACCCGGACGTCGACGCCGCGCGCACCTACGTCTGCGAGGAGTGGGGTGTTCCCGAAGGAGAGGTCGACCGCGGCTTCGAGCGCATCGAGGAGTCCGTCACGCAGACGGGTCTCGACGACTGGCTCTGACTACGAGGGGTCACACACCTCGTCTTCGACCTCGAACGTCGCGCTCAGGAGGCGCGGCGAGTGACCCTCCCACTCCTCGAGGAACGCCTCGATGTCCTCGACGGTGAGTTCTCCGCCCGCTCGCTCGGGTCCGTCGGCCTCCAGCGTGAACTTCCGTTGATATGCCATGACGTAACAGTGGTAAGGGCTGACGGGGTTAAACCTTGCTACGTGTGGAACGTTCGTGTAAAACTTGCCAGGGCCAGGACCGCGTGGTCCGGTATCAGATGGTGACTGCTAACGAGATAAACACTCGCGTCGTATGACACTCGGCTATGACCGCCGTAAAAATCATCGAACTGCTCGGTACCTCGGAGAAGTCCTGGGAAGACGCCGCGAAGAACGCCCTCGGCGACGCCGCCTACACCATCGAGGACATCCACGGCATCGAGGTGACGGACATGACCGCCGACGTGGTCGACGGCGACATCGTCCAGTACAAGACCACCTGCCGCATCGCGTTCCCGGTCCACGAACACGCCGAGCCGATGCGCGAGGGCATCGCCTCCCGCGTCAAGAAGAGCGCGTCGAAAGTTCGCCGCTGAACGTCGACCGACTGTCTCGTTTTCCGCGTCCGCGGCTCTCCGAAACCCGTCGCTTATTCCCGTCGCTCACCGATGCCCGACCATGACACCCGAGGAAGTCGAGCGGCTCATCGAGGACGGTATCGCAGACTGCGAGGCGGACGTCTTCCGCCCGCGGAACCCCGACGACGACACGCACCTCGCGGCCGTCGTCGTCTCACCCGCCTTCGAGGGGCAGTCGCTCGTCCAGCAACACCAACTCGTCTACGACGCCCTCGGCGACCACATGACCCGCGACATCCACGCGCTGGAACTGAAGACGTTCACGCCGGAGGAGTACGCCGAGCGCGCGGAGTAGCCGTTCGACGGGCCACCTCGTCGGGCCACTATTCGCGGACGCCCGACACGCGACCACGGCTGTCCGGTCGCATCGCGAACGTGGGTCGCGCGAGGCGAGAAGACGAACGGGGCGGAAGTCCGACGGCCGCGCCGGGGCCGTTCCCGACCTGGATCAGGCGCCGAGGACCGGGACGTAGGAGTGTCCCGGGAATATCCCGACGAGATAGCAGACGGCGATGAGGAACGACCCGAAGACGATGGCCGCGGCGGGCGGGTCCCAGTGGGTGTCGCCGTGCGCGTAGAAGATACGCTGGAACAGTTCGCCGAACAGGGCGGCGAGACACCCGAACAGGCCGCCGACGAGGACGGCGAGGAGCAGTCCGCCCGAGACGAGGCCCGTCCCCTCTGCGGTCACCGCGACGGCGGCCGCACTGCTCACCAGCGAGATGTGGTGGGTGACGGGTATCTGCTCGACGCCGCAGTTCAGGAAGACGAGGCTCGCCGCGCTGATGCCGAACGCGAGGAACGTACTCCCCGTCTGGATGGCGATGAACGCCCCGAGGATGCCGACGACGACGCCGATGGTCGCGACGTTCGCCCACTCGTACTGGTGGGGGAGCCACGGTTCGACCATGAACCGGCCCCGCGCCTCGCCGCCGTCGGCCGTCGGGTCGTCTCGGCGGGTGGCCGCGTCGCCGATGACGCGTCGCTGTTCGCGCGCGAAGGGACTCATGTCGAGGATACTCGCTCCGCGGACCTTCCCGATGAGCGGGTAGCCGAAGGCGACGCGGGCGATGCCCGCCGACAGCACGACGCCCATCGCGATGGAGTCGTACGGCAGGGCGAACGTCCCCGAGAGGACGGTCAGCCAGTAGCCGAGGACGCCGAAGACGCCGCCGACCGCCAGCACGTCGGGTTTCGTCCCGAGGGC
Proteins encoded:
- the sugE gene encoding quaternary ammonium compound efflux SMR transporter SugE, with translation MNHAWGTLVVAGLFEVGWALGLGYSEGFSKFWPSVGTVAALAVSMALLAKATRTLPVGTAYAVWTGIGAVGTAVGGIVLFGEPRSVLRVGCILLVVAGIAGLKLTA
- the fen gene encoding flap endonuclease-1 → MGNADLRQLAVLREVSFDDLSGTVAVDAHNWLYRYLTTTVRFTSSHKYTHDGEEVANLIGVVQGLPKFFEHDLSPVFVFDGGVTELKDAEVSDRQAQRERYEEQLEEAREGGDAAEIATLESRTQRLTPTILETTRELLSLLDVPVIEAPAEGEAQASYMARKGAVDYVGSEDYDTLLLGAPLTLRQLTSKGDPELMDFEATLDEHDLTWEQLVDVGILCGTDFNEGVSGIGPKTAVKLVREHGDLWGVLEARDVYVENADRIRELFLHPATTDDYDFDPDLDPDVDAARTYVCEEWGVPEGEVDRGFERIEESVTQTGLDDWL
- a CDS encoding BolA family protein, which encodes MTPEEVERLIEDGIADCEADVFRPRNPDDDTHLAAVVVSPAFEGQSLVQQHQLVYDALGDHMTRDIHALELKTFTPEEYAERAE
- a CDS encoding dodecin family protein; protein product: MTAVKIIELLGTSEKSWEDAAKNALGDAAYTIEDIHGIEVTDMTADVVDGDIVQYKTTCRIAFPVHEHAEPMREGIASRVKKSASKVRR
- a CDS encoding zinc-dependent alcohol dehydrogenase family protein; the protein is MRAAVLREYGEPLSVESVPAPAPDPDGVVVEVEACGICRSDWHAWQGHGEWADDRVPLGQILGHEPAGRVVEVGERVETLAPDDRVVVPFNLGDGTCHQCQNGHGNVCSDGNALGFEASVPGAFAERVHVPNAEFNATRLPDGVSTTEAAALGCRYVTAFHALSHRARVAGGDWVAVHSCGGLGLSAVQIASALGASVVAVDIREGPLGMAADLGAKATVLAEEGTDVPGEVRSITDGGAHVSMDALGRAETCRNSVECLRTRGTHLQVGLTTDAERGEVSLPTDSMTRWDVSFLGSRGMPPSRYDELLRMMAAGTLDPAALVTREVGLEDVSDRLAAMSDYDTRGVEVVTEF
- a CDS encoding GNAT family N-acetyltransferase, giving the protein MRFELLGWPDDGVTLRLDHERFAYAGKFVMSSTGKAVAVEGDTVSAFPDAREGYAEGVLAAVAFNEDRTDPDTLWLRYVTVRADRRGEGIGSRFVAFVTRRAHEAGYERVRIAVNNPYSYEALSKAGFGFSGRETGIAELVMEHPSDGARYREGLARFADRDLSPEEKRFVAERTERGPPPRPGDDSPPDGDRRGS